taacctgtattttttttaaagaataacCAATTTTATTAAATCACATGGAAGTACTGCAActttcactacaaaaaaaaaggtatttTGCGGCGCTTCTGGaagcattttgcggcggttaaaaccgccgcaaaatgtatAATGAGGCGTTTCCTTGAGCGTCGCAGTTACGAGCGTCGGGCGCCGTTCTGCGGCGCTTATATCCAAGCGTTGGAATAACCGCCGCAGAATATAGCGGCGGCTAAAAGCGCCGCAAAGTCTGTAATTCATCCCGCCTctattttgcggcggtttctaACCGCCGCAAAGCTCTTACAAATTCTATGAATGCAGGTACACACTGACAGTTCAGATTTTCATTTACATTATGAAAACCTAAGCTGGTAATGGTATAAAGCTTTCCCTTACTCACATGGAAAGAATGAAACAGATTACATAGTTCATAAATCCAAGGAATACACAATTAGCCAATACCATGTTCATAAACCCTTCATGCATAGAATGTTCATTAAAATAAAGTAACATGCATACAGTGTTAGGGAACATTGCTTGCTagtgaagaaaaatgaaatgaaatgaaacgaTTAAATATAATGGCAACAAATCACTCTTGAAAATATTGTGTACAAGTGAAAATAAACAAGAGGAAGCTTTGAAGTAGGTGCACGACTTTACTGCAAACAGCAAAAGTAGGATGAGAAACTGAAAAGTCTTAAAAAGACCTAGCCAAATATGAGGTCAACCCATTCATGTAAATGAGCAGATACATACTCACTCTCCAGAACCATCCTATGCGTATGCACAAAATCAACTGGATTCTCAGCCCAAGCTAGAAGTCTTACAGTATCTGGTATCAAAGAAGTAAATCACAAAGAGAGCTATAATATGCATGTGAATATACCATGATATCTTCTTAAAGGAACTaatgaagaaaataataatgACTATACCAAGCTTTCCTCCCAACTGCGTTGtaccaaaatcaattgaatttttatttgTGAGGACCTCGGGGAGGTAAAATAGCAGAGGAACCTAATAAGTGGAGATTAAACCTCTCATTCACATCCAATTTTACACCTCTATATACTTGTTACTCCAATTTTACTTCTTGTAATATTTATAGTGAAATATGTGGAAaaaaatgaaacttgttatCAGAAAATAAAGCCCATTTAGAATATCACATGAATAAACCAAAGGGCGGTGATAAAAGCAAGAAGAGCAGCATAGAACAGAGTTTACCTGTTGCAAGAtaagaaagagagaagagatcgcTCAGCAATGCCAAACAGAAGGAAACATGATTGTATCTGGttaaaatttgtcaaatgcaatcAACACATTTCACTTTGACTGTTGCATATTTACTTAATAACCTGAAATAGTTTAAGGAACTATAGAAGTAAATACTACTCACAGCTATACTTTCTCTAACAAAGTAACACAAAACAGAGAATCCAATTGGTAACATTAAAATGGTAATAGATACCAAGCAAAAAGGGAGGAAAGAAAACAACATTAACCAATAAAATGATGCACCAGGGAACACATACCATTGGAACTAGCAAAAAAAGTTCAGTCATTTTCATTTCCCATTTACGAaagcaataaaataaaatatcttaCGAAAGCCTGGCCTATCTCATATGTTGTTTAGCATATAAATCTATTTTATCAACAGTGGATACAAACTCTAGGCACCAGATAAAGTTGAATATAGTATGCAAACACAAAGTGATGCACTCTTACTATCAAACACCACACCTTAGTCTTACTCTTAACAATGGAGGCATTGCCAATTAAGCTACAAGATAATTGGAATATGTTTTTTTCCTGACTTCAAAATAAATCCACCATGCAACCAGGCCAATGCCTATAGATAATAAGTTCTAAAATTGTCAATCATGAAAAATTAGATTGAGTCCAACAAAGCAATAGCATCCCATAACAACTAAGTCTATTGCACAGAATCAATAACTCAAAAACTGAAAGGTGCTTATATCTCCCATAAAATGCACACAGCAAATAATCAACTTCACTCTTAAACTGGTTTAAACAGTTGAAGTGAATTTAACATTCATAACACGATTCAATAATCACAGGACACAAATCTTGAAAACCAATTGATGAAACTATGcagtttcaaaattttcaacagATTATGAAAAACTACACAAACTACGAATAGAGTGAAACTGAGGATGTAAATGGAACAAAAGAGGGTGTGGTGATGTATCGAAAGGCAAAGACAATAGAAGAAGCAAGGTCGCAGTGACGGATATGAGAATGCAGATGAAGATCCAAATCTGAAATCCCTATTTCTTGATCAAAACAAACGGTGGTTATCCAAATCTGAAATCCCTAATTCCTGATCAAATCGCGAGATGAGATGAGTGCTTACCTTCAATCCATGGCTGGGTGAGCTTGCATTTGGAAAGAGATCGCGGTTCTGAGAGTGATGAAGCCTTCGATTCGATTGAGAGGAACACGAAGATGAGAAGAGGTTTCCATCCACGTTTTGCTGAGAGAGATTGAAGGAAAACGAAGAGGAGAGGAGGTTTCAGAAACGTGAATCGTGAAACGCGAATGAGTTAGGGTTCGCTGacctttttaattttataaattaaaattattcacCCATTCTGCGGCGCCTGGTTGAACCGCCTCAGGTTTAACCGCCGCAAATGCATAAAAAAACCGCCAATAATTGAAAAAAACCGCCAATAATTGTACAAAAACTGCGGCGGCTGGCCTAACCGCCTGAATAAGCGCCTCAATTttacattttgcggcggttttctCGTAACCGCCGCAGAATGTCCGCCCCTAGCTGCTTCTTTTCTTGTAGTgttttaaaatgaataaaatttattaaaagcTACTAaaatacttatattaaataataaaattaaaaacattttttttctttgaaatgaattaaaaacttaaaacaTATATTAAGAATATTGAATAATATACCATTTATTGACAGAGCATTTCCTATGGTTCTGCAAAATGTCTCATCATTACCACATTGTCTTGAATCATTGTGTTAAGATTTTATCAGTCACTCTTCAGCCTAAACTCACTTGAACCTTGATATTAAATACGTTTAGCACTAACTTTTGAATTTATGAGCTTGATTTCCCTTATTCATCTTGCAAATTTTCCGGTGATATATGAAGACCCCACAAGGTGGCTTCTACCGACATCCTCGAGATATGGTCAGGGATCACAAGACTGCGATGCTAACCATGACATGAACCAAATGATAGAGCGTTGTTTGGTGCTCAAGCGCCTGTGGTAGTGGCAGAGGCGGATGAGAAGAAGGAAAGGGAgtaggacaaggacaaggaggTCAAGgcaagaagagaagaaagaggaaGGAATAGTTGCTTGTTTTTGTTTGTGTTTACGTAAAAAAGCTGAGTTCGTATTTTAAGATTGGAACCTTTAAGATTTGCTTTGTATGTTATGGTTATCCTTAGATACCTTATAGTTATGTAATGCACAATTATTTGGTAATTATTCTACCTTTAAGCATTGTTATGTATTTGCTATGGTTATGcttgtttttgtttctatttgggGCTATGTAATGCTTATGTTTCTGACTGCTTTTGTTAGTTAATACGTTTGTACGCATAAAGTGCGTAGGCAACGCACTTGAAAATGCGTAGTTAACGCACTATGAAGTGCATAGTTGACACACTTAGAAGTACGTACGTGAGGCAATGCAGTTAAACGTGCGTAGTGAACGCTCTTGAAATTGCATTTAAAGTGAAACGTAAATAGAAACAATTGAAACAGAATCAGAAACAATTCTAGAAACAGTTGATCATAACTACAACAAAAATCTCATTTATTAATCATAACAACATTAGTACAATTGAAACTGAATCATAAACATATACAGTTGAGAATTCTAATTGGAGACCAGTTGTAATGATAGAAGCATTAAAGATAGTGCTCAATTGGGCTCATAGGTTGCTCATTAAGGTCGCTCTGTAATGCCTTTGACATTCGCTTCCGAAATAGGTTAATTCTTAAACTGGTTGGGAAAATATAAATTACACACTCCAAGGATTGATAATCCTTGGACCTCTTCcttccaactcatatgtccccaactCTTACCACTTCAGCTATCATTGAGACATAAAATTCATGGGTAATCTGAAAAGTCAATAAAACGTTTTACAAATTTATAGCTAATAATTACTTTTCTTATAATCTTATAAAATTACGtaaatgtgacttataaattGGTACAGAgagaataatatttttatataaatctGTATAGTTGATATAATTTACTCTATCATCAAGATAATTCATAATTTCCAACCCCAAAACAGATTTCTTAAATATAATCCTTAAGAATTTAATGTATATGAGTCGGTGTAAACAGTTTACACAGTCACCGAATTGAGTTCCGCCACACCAGCACATATATTCTTgtgttaattaaaatttaaggtGAAAATTATTATTTCACCTACTTGCCATAGTGTAATTAGATATCAGTataaaactgttttacactgACGACGATGTACctccattaaactcatatttCTTAATAGAAATATTTAACGTATATTAATAGttcaaaatcaaacaaatatatcttaaaaaaatcatacaatattatctttatttaatacctaTATATTGTTAATCTTTGCTGTCAAAAAGTATATTGTTAATCTTTAAGAAAAGTCTTTGGGCATGCAAGCGTATTTATCTATAAAAGGATAAATATTTAAATGAAGTGTGATGACATTCGCACTTGTGACTCACTCACACCGACACACCAACGCCTTCAGCATATATAGCTGACAAAACGTAAAACCTTTTCCTCCGGAAAGTTTCTCCTTTATTTTTTCCTGCTGCTTTCCGAACGTGAACACAACAACACACTCACCACGGTGTTGAACCGAGCGCTGCATCAATCTCATCCATCATCAGGTACCCCAGATGCCAATTCTTGTTCTCTTTCTCTTGATTTTGCTTCCTAAGCTTGTTACTTGAAAATAAATGCTCACTTGCTCAATGTTGAAgctgatatatatataaaaagttTTTTATTGGTGTTTATTACTAGTACTAGTTTTGATTAAGCTCAACACAGGTTGAATTTCAATGGTTGGGTGGATAGTTGTTGATACTTGATACCATATGATATCTCATCAATGTCTTGTGCAAGAGCTGGGAATTTTACAATTGCTTTGTAGTTAGCAAGTCAATTCACAGGAGAACTGTTAATTTGGGGATCTTCTTCTCCAGCAACTAGTTCATGGGTATGGTGTTTGTTTGGTATTTGAGGGACATGAGCTGTGGATATATATATGCAGATTGAGGAGAGGGCTTATTGTTAGAAGAACCATAAACCCTATCATGGTCTTTGCTTGCTTTGTGTATTTGAGGAAATAGCTAGCATACCCTTCTTCGCGCAGCGAGTGTTGCTGTTCTGTTCAATTTGCTGTGCTGCCCAAAAGTTTGCTTGATCTTCAACAATGTCGGAGAAAACTCCTGCGGTTCTATCAAGGTTTATGTTTTGTGTGATGCTGATTTCTATGTTCCTTTTGGTCCTGTCTACCCTTTTCCTGCTCCAGTTTAGTAACCATTCTTTGATACCTAGATCAGTGTTAGAGCTTATTATTGTCAATAATACATCACTTTACTTCATGCCTGATACCAATAGGGAGCAAATTCAACTCCCTAAACACCCTTCTGAGGACGTAAGATTTCAATCATTAAAACCCAGTGAATCTGATTGGAAAGTTTCCAATTCAAGCCACAAAACAAGCTCTGTTAGACAGGAGACAAATATGGCATCTGACCGAACTCGGGCTCTATTGAGAGTATTTATGTATGATTTGCCTCCTGAATTTCACTTTGGTTTATTGGGTTGGAAGGGAAGTGTAAATAAAAAATGGCCACAGGTGGATGACCTCAAAGATATTCCGCGTTATCCGGGTGGACTGAACTTGCAGCACAGTGTGGAATACTGGCTCACCCTCGATCTTCTTTCATCGAACTCCCCGAAAGTTGGCCAACCTTGCCCTGTTATTAGAGTACAGAATTCAAGTCAAGCAGATGTGATTTTTGTGCCGTTTTTCTCGTCTCTGAGTTACAATCGACATTCCAAGATTCGTGAGGGTGAAAAAGTTAGTGTTGACAAAACATTGCAAGACAGATTGGTGAAATTCTTAATGGGCCAGAAAGAATGGAAACGTTCAGGAGGGAAGAATCATCTGATTGTAGCCCACCATCCTAACAGCATGCTGGATGCTAGAACGAAGTTGGGCTCTGCTATGCTCGTGCTTGCAGATTTTGGTAGATATCCAAATGAATTGGCAAACATCAAGAAAGATATAATTGCCCCGTATAGGCATGTCGTACGCACCATTCCAAGAGCTGAATCGGCTTCATATGAGGAACGTTCCACACTGGTGTATTTCCAAGGGGCAATATACAGGAAAGATGTGAGTTTCTACCCCCACACGTGTTAtctttttaatgaatttttaCTTTGCTATGAAAAATTTATCTAGCATTGACATTGATGTGATACTATTCTGGtcccttttttttcttccattgaATTATGAAGCCAAGGTGCTTTAGCTTTTTAACTTGAAAATGCTTGGAACTAAGAATTAACTCCTTAGTTGTAATTTTTTCTGTCTTAGACTCTTAGTTGCCTAAGAAACCCTTCAGATTCCATGTGGTAAATAACTCTCTCATGCCACCTAGgagcacacacacacacactactCTCTAACTATACCATCGGCCAGAAGGGGGTATTTGTAAGGTAAGGTGGGATTTGAACTCAGATCCTTGCATCCATCCTGACACCTTGTTACAAATTGGAGTAACTGACAAGAAAATATTCTACTCTTCATTTTTTGCCTCTTTTAGCCATGTCCTTCTCCACCCATGTTTTAAATTTAGAATTAGAAAATATTTAACTTGACACAAAGTGCACCTATCTCATGATGTAAATTGTGGATCATATTTGTTTTTGAGCTTAACAAGGACATCAAGATATAAGTAGCTGTGATGACTATAATGAACATACAATTCATTAGCCGAATATTTTAGTCATAAGAACTTGATTCAGCACAGGTAGGACCTGAAGCATGTATCAGGACCATAATAGCTTTCATACAAGCCTTCAGTTCTGAGGCGTTGCAAGAGAATATGTCTTTTTCATGCTTCCAATTTCAGAAACTACTTTGATGGTTGTTTTCTCGGATGATTATATATAGTAATTTGTTTTGACTGACATCTCTGGTCTTATAATGGCATGTCTGCTCATGATGTAAGATCACACTACTTAGATTGCTTTCTGAAATTTATTATAATGACATGATTTCTGCTGTCTTTCCTTCCGTACTACTTCCCCTATCCATTTTATTCTGTTAAATTTAAATGTGCCAGATGAATCTTTCTTCAATTTGATTGGTTATATTATCTTGTTGAAACCTTAGGGAGGATTTATTCGCCAAGAACTGTATTACCTCCTCAAAGATGAGAAAGATGTGCATTTCACATTTGGGAGCATAGGAGGAAATGGGATTAAGCAAGCAAGCAAGGGGATGGGCTTTTCCAAATTCTGTCTGAACATTGCTGGAGATACCCCATCGTCCAATCGCCTCTTTGATGCCATAGTAAGTCATTGTGTTCCTGTCATCATCAGCGATGAAATTGAGCTACCATTCGAAGATGTCTTGGACTACTCAGAGTTTTCCTTACTTGTCCGAGCCGCCGATGCTGTAAAGCAAGGCTACCTGCTGAATCTCCTTCGCTCAATCAAGCGGGAGGAGTGGACCAAGATGTGGGAAAGGTTGAAGGAGATTACCCATCACTTTGAGTATCAATATCCATCCCAGCCTGGGGATGCAGTAAACATGATTTGGCAGGAAGTTCAGCATAAGATATCTTCAACACAGTTCAATTTGCACAGGAAGAACAGGTACCGGAGATCTCAGCTTCATGTTAAGACTAACTGAAGTACTGAGATTCTATTAAACCTTTGTCACATTCAATATATCAATGGAGAGAGACAGACCCAGTTTAATTTATGTGCAACTAGCAAGCTTCATACTCTTTTCATTGAATAGCTCATTTTGTGATGAAAAAAATGATTCTTTTTAAGTCGTTGCATACCATGTCCTCTATCCTCTTGACATATGAATCTTAGTAAAAATTACAAGAAAGTATAATAactatattcaaaaatatttggtaatcccccccccccctttcgaACCAGTATCGGCACTAGTTAGGATATCTATGTTCATGATTTGCATCATTCATGCGCCCTTATGGTTTGTATCATTGATGTGCAAAGATCTTAGACTCTTATGGGGAGACTCTTCTGCTTGTGGTAACTCTTGATTTTGCTAAGTGCAAAATGAATCGAAATGCGATAGGATGATTATACAATCCAGATTTTTAGACATTCAAACATAACAGATATCAATGTACACATCATTTTTCTGTTCCTGTGACATCATATCATGCATCACATCTAAACAACTAGCTCTCTTCTTTTCCTTTATCTCTTTGGGTATGGTGTAGACACCTAATAAGAACCTTAGGAGAACCATATCACAAAAGTTAGCTATTGTAGTTGGAGAGCTCCTCATACCTTGCGATTACATATGAACATTTTCTATGATTTATGTCCATAAGCAATAGTAACTGACTTTATGCGGGAAAAATACTCAACAAAATAGTAGTGGACAAGTACAAGCTCCACTAGATAGAAAGTGGTAAATATattcttttcatatatataaaagaaaaaaaatccactGTTCTGTCTTTAATAGCTACCAACATCAAACTATCCATCTATTGGTCAATACCTAGGATATCTATCTCTACATAACAGAAAGGATGCTGACTCAAAGATGAGTTTCAGCTGCAATTCTTCACCTGATTTGACTTGACAAAACTAAAAGCaaatagaaaaaaaacaaaaagaaaaactgagAAAACCAACCAACCAACCCATGTAGAAACGTTTAAGGGAGTATGAATTGTGGTGGCCTTCTCATTAGGGAACTCACTTGCCATTTAGAGGACATAGCCACAGCATGTCAACATCTGTTGTGAATTGGATCTGACCCTTTTCGAACTGTCCTTTTATTTGATTGATCTGGTTCAAATGTCACTGAAGGTGCAGGTGCCAATACTATCTTTGATTGCAAATCCTCCATTGCAACAGCTTTTAGAACACGAGAGATTTGAACAAGTGGTAATTGCCTCTTATCCCATCTCAGTGCAAGATCTTTGCTTCTCAGGCCAGAAACCATGTATGGTTGAGAAGCTAAAATCCCCGCACAGAAAACTAGAATAAGGAATCCTCTGAATTTCAAGAAACTCATGTTTTGGGTAAGAAAAAAATTGGAAGCAGAAAATATTTTCTCTAGCTAAGAAGAGAATGTTATGTGTCTGAGAATGTAAGTAACTCCCCTATCTGTTATTTGCTCATGATGCCTCTCTCTGCAAGAATAATCCTGCAGTTTTATCTTCTGTGGGATTTGGAAGTCTAAAAGCAAAAAGCACAAGAAACCCAGAACATGTAGGGAAGTTTTAGATTCACCTCAATCATAAGCATGCTCTAGAAGCAATTTATAAGGCTGTTTTGGAAGACTGACAGGTTtgaataaaagttaaaattggAACAATATCCTTGGGAAGCCAAGTATCTTTTCATTCAGTTTCCCTACATGCCTATCATTGTCTTGCTCTTTTTCACCAAACCATGACCAAACATGTCTTGAAACACTTTATTAAGCTGCCACGTCATATGATCTTGCTGACATGTCCTTGTGCCATGTCTTGAAGGCATATGCTAATAGATAACAGATTCTCTAAGGTTGCTTAATCGAGCCAACAGCCTACTAGGTTTATATTTGTTG
This is a stretch of genomic DNA from Lotus japonicus ecotype B-129 chromosome 1, LjGifu_v1.2. It encodes these proteins:
- the LOC130742486 gene encoding probable arabinosyltransferase ARAD1 produces the protein MSEKTPAVLSRFMFCVMLISMFLLVLSTLFLLQFSNHSLIPRSVLELIIVNNTSLYFMPDTNREQIQLPKHPSEDVRFQSLKPSESDWKVSNSSHKTSSVRQETNMASDRTRALLRVFMYDLPPEFHFGLLGWKGSVNKKWPQVDDLKDIPRYPGGLNLQHSVEYWLTLDLLSSNSPKVGQPCPVIRVQNSSQADVIFVPFFSSLSYNRHSKIREGEKVSVDKTLQDRLVKFLMGQKEWKRSGGKNHLIVAHHPNSMLDARTKLGSAMLVLADFGRYPNELANIKKDIIAPYRHVVRTIPRAESASYEERSTLVYFQGAIYRKDGGFIRQELYYLLKDEKDVHFTFGSIGGNGIKQASKGMGFSKFCLNIAGDTPSSNRLFDAIVSHCVPVIISDEIELPFEDVLDYSEFSLLVRAADAVKQGYLLNLLRSIKREEWTKMWERLKEITHHFEYQYPSQPGDAVNMIWQEVQHKISSTQFNLHRKNRYRRSQLHVKTN